GTAGCCTTTCCTAACATAGCACCAGACAAAATTGCTGTCCGAACAAGCTCCCCAGTTTTCAATGCATGGATTCGTTCCATCTCTTCTAAGGATATTGGTCTATTTTCTGCTTCCATATCAAGAAATTGTCCACCAACCATACCAGATGGCCCACTGCTTGATGCTAACATTTTAATAAGATTAACTTTTTCTTCAGCCGTAAGCAATGGATCATTCGCAATAATTTCAAAGCTATATGTTAATAATGCATCTCCAGCCAAAATTGCTGTTGCTTCGTCAAACATTTTATGATTAGTCGGTTTTCCTCGTCTAAGATCATCATTATCCATTGCTGGAAGGTCATCATGTATTAATGAGTACGTATGAATCATTTCCAAGGCAATAGCAGAGGAAAGAACCTTCTCTACTTGCTGACCATACGCTTCGTAGCTGGCAATCATAAGAATTGGCCGTAATCTTTTTCCACCAGCTTCCAAGGAATAAAGCATGGATTCTTTTAATCGCGAATGCATGTTTAGATTACGCAGATAGTGATCAAATTCATTCTCGATTTTAGCTTTATACTTCGTTATATATTCTGAAAGATTTGCATTCACCTTTTATTCTTCCTCCTGTATATCGAATGGCACTACTTCACCTTGTTCATTCATAATTTGAGTCATTTTTTCTTGTACATGCTTAAGTTTATCCCCGCATATTTTCGATAAATTCATTCCATCCTGATAATAATTAATCGCCTTTTCTAATGGGACATCTCCCTCTTCCAGCTTAGAGACGATTTCTTCAAGCTTATTCATCGCTTCTTCAAATGATATATCTTCATTTTTCATTTGCAGTTCCCTCCTCTACCTTTAATACTTTACAACTTAACTGGCCATCGTGCAGGCGAACCGTTATATTATCATTTTTATCTACGCGCGAAACAGATTTAATCATTTCTCCATGAGTTGAATATGGTAAAGCAAATCCGCGTTTCATAATCTCCAGGGGATTAACCAAAGACAATTTGTCTATAGCATTGGCTAATTTTATTTCATGCTGGTTCATAATTTGTGTCATATAATAATGCTGCTGCCTTAACGCTTTATTTAAATTTGATTGTGCCTGTTCTATCTGTTTATTAGGATGCTGTGCTTGAAGACGTTTAATCAGATAACTAAAAGCTTGTTCCTGTTCGTTAGTTTTCTTTTGCATACTGCGTTGTAATTGCTCAATCTGTTTATCCAATTCCTGTTCCTTTTGTTTAATCAGTTGTTCTGGATAACGAAATGCATAAGACTGCATAATTCTTGCAAGATACTGTTTATGATTAATAATCTCTCGCTCCATGTTTCTGATTAAAATTTTCCGAAGTGTCCCTATCCTATCAGCTAATTCGACTTTTGATGGGACTGCAAGCTCTGCTGCACCTGTTGGTGTTGGAGCACGTAAGTCTGAAACAAAATCAATTATTGTTGTATCTGTTTCATGACCTACAGCTGAAATAACTGGAATTCTCGATGCAAAAATTGCACGGGCTACGATTTCTTCATTGAAGCTCCATAACTCCTCAATTGAGCCACCACCCCGACCAACAATCAATGTATCGAAATGTCCTCTTTCATTTGCTGTATCAATCGCATTTTTTATGGAAGCTGCCGCGTTTGCACCTTGGACGAGTACTGGAAGCACAGTAATTGCACAACTTGGGTAACGTCGTTTAATTGTCGTTATAATATCTCTTATGGCAGCCCCAGTTGGCGATGTGATAACGCCAATATGTTCTGGAAAGGCTGGTATGTCTTTTTTATGAATTGGGTCAAAAAGACCTTCTTTATGTAGTTTATCCTTCAATTGTTCAAAAGCTAAATACAGCGCTCCAATACCATCAGGTTCCATTTGTGTGATATAAAGCTGATATTGTCCGTAAGCCTCATATACACTGATTTCCCCTTTAATCAGTACATTCATCCCATTTTCTGGCTGGAACTTCATGTTTCGATTATTTCCGGCAAACATTACGGCTTGGATTCTTGTTTGATCATCCTTAATGGTCATGTACATATGGCCACGGGTATGGTGCTTAAAATTGGAAATTTCACCCCTGAGCCATATATTATGGAGATGTGGATCCATATCTATTTTACGCTTCATATATTTTGTCAGTGCGGTGACTGTCAAATATTTATCCTTCAATTTTGGACAATCCCTTTGCAGCCTTGATTGTGTTTTTCAGCAACATCGTAATTGTCATTGGTCCAACGCCTCTTGGTACTGGCGTAATATACGATGCTTTCTCTTTTGCATTTTCAAAATCTACATCCCCAGTTAATGAACCATTCTCTAATCGATTGATTCCAACATCAATTACAACCGCTCCTTCTTTTACATACTCAGCAGTGATTGCATGTGCTCTTCCAATAGCAGCGATTAATATGTCTGCATTTGACGCGATCTCTTGAAGGTTTTTTGTTCGAGAATGACAGTAAGTAACTGTTGCATTTTCATTGAGCAATAATTGTCCAATCGGCTTACCTACAATGTTACTTCGGCCAATAATTACCGCGTGCTTACCTTCAATTTCAATATCCTTTGATTTTAACATCGTAATAATGCCATATGGAGTGCACGGAAGGAACGTATCTTCTCCAGTCATCATTTTTCCAATGCTAATCGGATGAAATCCATCAACATCTTTATTTGGATGTATTGTTTCAATTACTTTCTCTTCTCTGATTTGCTCTGGAAGCGGAAGTTGTACAAGTATACCATGGACAGTCTTATCTTCATTCAGCTCCTGTATCAATTGCAGTAATTCTGCTTCTGAAGTCGATGCAGACAATTCGATTAATGATGATGAAATCCCTGTTTCTGCAGCAGCCTTTTCTTTTCCCTTTACATACGATTTAGAGGCAGGATTCTCTCCTACAAGAACTACTGTTAAATGCGGTGTAAGCCCAAGCTCTTTAAGCTTTTCCACTTCCTCTTTCATTTCTAGCTTTAATTCTGTAGATAATTCTTTCCCGTTGATAATTTCTGCTGTCATACTCCCCTACCCTTTCTTAGTCTACAATTTTGGATAAAACACCATTAATAAACTTACCTGATTTATCGTCACCATATGTATTACCTAATTCTACAGCTTCATTAATTGATACATTATTAGGTATATCTTCCATATAACGTAATTCATATGTAGCGATACGTAAGATCGTACGCTCAACTGAAGCAACACGATTTAATGTCCAATTTTCAAGGTTTTCAGAAATAATTGAGTCAATGTCAAATTTATGTGCGGTAACCCCTTCTACTAACCCTTTTAAAAAAGCATCAGGCTCTTCGTTTTCTAAAAAATCACGGATTAACTCTTGAGGTTCATTATCATTTATATCTAATTGAAACAGTATTTGAAATGCTTTTTCTCTGGCGGTATGTCGTTTCATTATTTATAGCTCCTTTATATGCAGCCGCAATTTATTGTATCTCCTTCAAATAATAACATGATTGATTAGTCAATGCTAGAATGTATGGAGAATAAATAAAGCACAGGCCTCGGTAGCCTCGGCCTGTGCATGCTAATATTTATTCCTGTGCTTCTGCGTCTTCTCTGCCACTCATTTGTACACCGACTACATGAACATTAATTTCTTTTAACTCTAGTGCAGTCATATTTGTTAATGTTTGTCTAATATTTGTTTGAAGTTTCTGGGCTACTTGTGGAATAGAAACTCCAAAGTTTAATATAACATACACGTCAATGGAAACCCCATCATCTAGAAGCTCTACTTTAATACCTTTATTATGCGCTTTTTTGCCAAAACGTTCGGCCACTCCAGTTGCAAAATTGCCTCGCATTGCATGGACACCTTCTACTTCGGTGGCAGCAATTCCTGCAATCACTTCTATAACCTCAGGAGCAATCTCTACTTTCCCTAAAGCAGTATTGTCACTTACATTTAACAATGGTTGTTCACTCATGCTATCACTCCTATTATTTGGAAATAATTACGCTTTGTCTTCAAGTATTGGATGTTCTTCCAGGAAGTTCGTATTGAAATCACCATTAATAAATACATCATTACTCATAATTAAACGATGGAATGGAATTGTTGTATGCACACCTTCGATAACAAACTCATCCAATGCACGTTTCATTCGCTTAATTGCTTCCTCTCTCGTAGGCGCATATGTGATCAGCTTAGCAATCATGGAATCATAGTATGGTGGTATTTTATAACCGGAATAAGCTGCAGAGTCAATTCGAACCCCGAGCCCGCCTGGAGGTAAATACATATCAATCTCACCTGCTGAAGGCATGAAATTTTTAAATGGGTTTTCTGCATTTATACGACATTCAATCGACCAGCCATCAAACTCGATATCTGCTTGCTCGAAGGATAGCTTCTCCCCGTTCGCAATTCGAATTTGCTCTTTAATTAAATCAATACCAGTTACCATCTCTGTAACGGGATGCTCTACCTGGATACGGGTATTCATTTCCATAAAGTAAAATTGCTGACTCTTGCGATCAAAAATAAATTCAATCGTACCAGCACCAACATAATTAACAGCTTTAGCTGCATTTACAGAAGCTTCTCCCATTTGCTTACGGATTTCTGGAGTTAATGCAGGAGATGGAGTCTCTTCAACCAGTTTCTGGAGCCTTCTTTGGATTGAACAATCTCTTTCACCTAGATGAACTGTGTTGCCATATGTGTCTGCTAAAACTTGAATTTCAACGTGACGGAAATCTTCAATAAATTTCTCAATATATACACCAGGATTACCGAAAGCTGTTTCTGCTTCCTTCTGTGTTACTTGAATACCTTTGACAAGTTCTTCTTCTGAACGTGCAACACGGATTCCTTTACCGCCTCCGCCTGCAGTAGCCTTAATAATAACTGGATATCCGATTTCTGCAGCAACTTCTTTTGCTTGTGCTTCATCTTCAACAATTCCGTCAGAACCTGGAACGATTGGCACATCGGCTTGTTTCATTGTTTCTCTTGCAACATCTTTTATCCCCATTTTCTGAATCGCTTCTGGTGAAGGTCCAACAAAAGTAATATTGCATTCCCTGCAAATTTCAGCAAAATCAGCATTCTCAGCTAAAAATCCATAGCCAGGGTGAATCGCATCTACATTCGTCATGGTTGCAACGCTAATAATATTTGTGAAATTCAAATAGCTGTCTTTACTTAGTTTGGGACCAACACAATATGCCTCGTCAGCTAGTTGAACATGTAATGATTCTTTATCTGCTTCAGAGTATATCGCAACCGTTTCAATATCAAGTTCTTTACAAGCTCGAATAATACGAACTGCAATCTCTCCTCTGTTAGCAATTAAAACCTTTTTAATCAATTGCGACATCTCCTTACTTCTTAACTCTGAATAATGGTTGACCGTACTCAACTAGTTCACCATTTTCAACAAGTACTTCTACGATTTCACCAGAGACTTCCGCTTCAATCTCATTAAATAATTTCATTGCTTCAACAATACATACGACCGTATTTGCTTCTACAGAACTTCCTTTTGAAACAAATGGGTCACTTTCTGGTGAAGAAGCAGCGTAAAATGTTCCAACCATTGGAGATACAATTTCATGATCATAATCTGCAGTTTTTGCAGCAGCTGGTTGTACTTCAGGACTCACAGGCTGTTCTTCTGCTACCTGAACCTGAGGTTTTGCTTGCACAGGTTTAGCCTGAACAGTGGCCTCTGAAACAACAGCTATGTTTTCATTGCCTGCTTTTTTCAATGATACAGTCGCACCTTCTGCCTCATAAGTAAATTCCGTAATGGAAGATTGATCGATTAGTTCTATAATCTCACGTAATTCTTGTACTTTTAACATGTCTTGCACTCCTCTTATTTTCAAGATCGTTTATTAATTATTTGTACAATATCAAGCTTTTAATATTAGGTACTAATAATTCCTCCTAACATTTTACGATAAAACATTGTAAAACATCAAGCCTTGGATATATTTAAGTCCATTTTAAAAATACCTCTGCGTTTAATTATAGCAGTATTGCTGGTGCAATGCGAATTGAAAGATATATTTATGGATAAGCCTTACAGTCGTCAAATCTTTATAGTAACTTGATAAATACTTAC
This region of Oceanobacillus sp. FSL K6-2867 genomic DNA includes:
- a CDS encoding polyprenyl synthetase family protein yields the protein MNANLSEYITKYKAKIENEFDHYLRNLNMHSRLKESMLYSLEAGGKRLRPILMIASYEAYGQQVEKVLSSAIALEMIHTYSLIHDDLPAMDNDDLRRGKPTNHKMFDEATAILAGDALLTYSFEIIANDPLLTAEEKVNLIKMLASSSGPSGMVGGQFLDMEAENRPISLEEMERIHALKTGELVRTAILSGAMLGKATKEQLEHLTTFAYYLGLIFQVQDDILDVTGDEEKLGKPVGSDEDNQKSTYPKLLGIDGAIKQKETYAEKAKEALQKAGAASSALMDLTDYFSNRDH
- a CDS encoding exodeoxyribonuclease VII small subunit, translated to MKNEDISFEEAMNKLEEIVSKLEEGDVPLEKAINYYQDGMNLSKICGDKLKHVQEKMTQIMNEQGEVVPFDIQEEE
- the xseA gene encoding exodeoxyribonuclease VII large subunit produces the protein MKDKYLTVTALTKYMKRKIDMDPHLHNIWLRGEISNFKHHTRGHMYMTIKDDQTRIQAVMFAGNNRNMKFQPENGMNVLIKGEISVYEAYGQYQLYITQMEPDGIGALYLAFEQLKDKLHKEGLFDPIHKKDIPAFPEHIGVITSPTGAAIRDIITTIKRRYPSCAITVLPVLVQGANAAASIKNAIDTANERGHFDTLIVGRGGGSIEELWSFNEEIVARAIFASRIPVISAVGHETDTTIIDFVSDLRAPTPTGAAELAVPSKVELADRIGTLRKILIRNMEREIINHKQYLARIMQSYAFRYPEQLIKQKEQELDKQIEQLQRSMQKKTNEQEQAFSYLIKRLQAQHPNKQIEQAQSNLNKALRQQHYYMTQIMNQHEIKLANAIDKLSLVNPLEIMKRGFALPYSTHGEMIKSVSRVDKNDNITVRLHDGQLSCKVLKVEEGTANEK
- the folD gene encoding bifunctional methylenetetrahydrofolate dehydrogenase/methenyltetrahydrofolate cyclohydrolase FolD; its protein translation is MTAEIINGKELSTELKLEMKEEVEKLKELGLTPHLTVVLVGENPASKSYVKGKEKAAAETGISSSLIELSASTSEAELLQLIQELNEDKTVHGILVQLPLPEQIREEKVIETIHPNKDVDGFHPISIGKMMTGEDTFLPCTPYGIITMLKSKDIEIEGKHAVIIGRSNIVGKPIGQLLLNENATVTYCHSRTKNLQEIASNADILIAAIGRAHAITAEYVKEGAVVIDVGINRLENGSLTGDVDFENAKEKASYITPVPRGVGPMTITMLLKNTIKAAKGLSKIEG
- the nusB gene encoding transcription antitermination factor NusB, producing the protein MKRHTAREKAFQILFQLDINDNEPQELIRDFLENEEPDAFLKGLVEGVTAHKFDIDSIISENLENWTLNRVASVERTILRIATYELRYMEDIPNNVSINEAVELGNTYGDDKSGKFINGVLSKIVD
- a CDS encoding Asp23/Gls24 family envelope stress response protein, coding for MSEQPLLNVSDNTALGKVEIAPEVIEVIAGIAATEVEGVHAMRGNFATGVAERFGKKAHNKGIKVELLDDGVSIDVYVILNFGVSIPQVAQKLQTNIRQTLTNMTALELKEINVHVVGVQMSGREDAEAQE
- the accC gene encoding acetyl-CoA carboxylase biotin carboxylase subunit; this encodes MIKKVLIANRGEIAVRIIRACKELDIETVAIYSEADKESLHVQLADEAYCVGPKLSKDSYLNFTNIISVATMTNVDAIHPGYGFLAENADFAEICRECNITFVGPSPEAIQKMGIKDVARETMKQADVPIVPGSDGIVEDEAQAKEVAAEIGYPVIIKATAGGGGKGIRVARSEEELVKGIQVTQKEAETAFGNPGVYIEKFIEDFRHVEIQVLADTYGNTVHLGERDCSIQRRLQKLVEETPSPALTPEIRKQMGEASVNAAKAVNYVGAGTIEFIFDRKSQQFYFMEMNTRIQVEHPVTEMVTGIDLIKEQIRIANGEKLSFEQADIEFDGWSIECRINAENPFKNFMPSAGEIDMYLPPGGLGVRIDSAAYSGYKIPPYYDSMIAKLITYAPTREEAIKRMKRALDEFVIEGVHTTIPFHRLIMSNDVFINGDFNTNFLEEHPILEDKA
- the accB gene encoding acetyl-CoA carboxylase biotin carboxyl carrier protein, which codes for MLKVQELREIIELIDQSSITEFTYEAEGATVSLKKAGNENIAVVSEATVQAKPVQAKPQVQVAEEQPVSPEVQPAAAKTADYDHEIVSPMVGTFYAASSPESDPFVSKGSSVEANTVVCIVEAMKLFNEIEAEVSGEIVEVLVENGELVEYGQPLFRVKK